A genomic region of Zalophus californianus isolate mZalCal1 chromosome 1, mZalCal1.pri.v2, whole genome shotgun sequence contains the following coding sequences:
- the LOC113918034 gene encoding olfactory receptor 10H2-like, whose translation MATTLDLNHSSVSEFILVGFSTFPPHLLPVFFLLFLLMYLFTLLGNLLIMATVWSERGLHTPMYLFLCALSISEILYTLSITPRLLADLLSTHRTIAFAACVSQMFFSFTFGFTHSFLLTVMGYDRYVAICHPLRYNVLMSPRGCTCLVAWSWAGGSVIGLVVATAIFHLTFCGPNEIQHFLCHVPPLLKLACGTDVPVVALGVGLVCITNLLGCFLLILLSYTLIVAAILKIPSAEGRHKAFSTCASHLIVVIVHYGFASIIYLKPKGLHSHKSNTLMAITYTVLTPFLSPIIFSLRNKELKTAMKKTFLSKLYPSSI comes from the coding sequence TGTCTGAATTCATCCTCGTGGGCTTCTCCACCTTCCCACCACATCTCCTGCCCGTCTTCTTCCTGCTGTTCCTGCTCATGTACCTGTTCACCCTGCTGGGGAACCTGCTCATCATGGCCACTGTCTGGAGTGAACGCGGCCTGCACACACCCATGTACCTCTTCCTGTGTGCCCTGTCTATCTCCGAGATCCTTTACACCTTGTCCATCACCCCGCGCCTGCTGGCCGACCTGCTCTCCACACACCGCACCATCGCCTTTGCAGCCTGTGTTAGCCAGATGTTCTTCTCCTTCACGTTCGGCTTCACCCACTCCTTCCTGCTCACCGTCATGGGCTACgaccgctatgtggccatctgccaCCCCTTGCGCTACAACGTACTCATGAGCCCCCGTGGCTGCACCTGCTTGGTGGCCTGGTCCTGGGCTGGTGGCTCTGTCATAGGGCTGGTGGTGGCCACAGCCATTTTCCACCTCACCTTCTGTGGACCAAACGAAATCCAGCATTTTTTATGTCATGTGCCTCCTCTCTTGAAGCTGGCCTGTGGAACTGATGTACCAGTAGTAGCCCTGGGTGTGGGCCTGGTGTGCATCACCAACTTGTTGGGTTGCTTTCTGCTCATCCTCCTCTCCTACACCTTAATTGTGGCTGCCATCTTGAAGATCCCGTCTGCTGAGGGCCGGCACAAAGCCTTCTCTACCTGTGCGTCCCACCTTATTGTGGTCATTGTGCACTATGGCTTTGCCTCTATCATCTACCTCAAGCCCAAGGGTCTGCACTCCCACAAAAGCAACACCCTGATGGCCATCACGTACACGGTCCTCACACCCTTCCTCAGTCCCATCATCTTCAGTCTCAGGAACAAGGAGCTGAAGACTGCCATGAAGAAGACCTTCCTCAGCAAACTCTATCCCTCCAGCATCTAA